One Ranitomeya variabilis isolate aRanVar5 chromosome 5, aRanVar5.hap1, whole genome shotgun sequence DNA window includes the following coding sequences:
- the LOC143774303 gene encoding uncharacterized protein LOC143774303: MFPAPPFLLILTLTLIHAPLFHAIPVTEEQRHQTTHRTLHSEVAHPTELEDHQDSQPPVQSQHVRSEATQERSTHDVQSPSSSDDEDELFKDISPKALAAVLLKALNPDDGEQTPSTVFEKVPPTGQVLVKEEMRKVDEEDQTERVRSRTRSSDKEETIKEDEKMDDGEDMESVKSLLQELEAFEPPAKKELDPLQDSSLEREDLQKLRELLGFGEQTEEEKRSPLNSVPHTSQQLDEEEEEDEKLASVAQDLLLQYLLNGSENDDEEAEEDEKENEQDYPVDDFVGGQRPLFEDEEEGNTQSKRSNDDDIEEVDPQTIDKLIELSSRLHLPADDVVDIINDVEKRKRRRMKKKKARDDFLGRRERIRNPPQSWPDTAYYPRRKLDQQSSWNKVDTNWKKSSTPSWNRNRLSESTWKKLSNPIWTKPSKSNWNKISDPSLNRVSEPSWNKVSQPSWNKVSQPSWNKVSEPSWNKLSEPSWNKVSEPNWNKVSQSSWNKVSQPSWNKISEPSWNKVSEPSWNKVSEPSWNENPKAGWNKVPESSWNEVSKPSWDKVSEPSWKVSEPSWNKVSETNWNKVSEPNWSNLPDTKWNKMQESSWNKASQPRWMKAMDPYTRRYRARPAPYTNYILPRTFQNPPRYYYKPPIPQPNDYFDDDQDKQEEMENYIERILLNHPEVFQ, translated from the coding sequence ATgttccccgcaccccccttccttctCATCCTGACCCTTACCCTAATACATGCCCCCCTCTTTCATGCCATTCCTGTGACTGAAGAACAGAGACACCAGACCACCCATCGAACATTGCACAGTGAGGTTGCACACCCTACAGAACTTGAGGACCATCAAGATTCTCAGCCACCAGTTCAAAGCCAACATGTAAGAAGTGAAGCAACCCAAGAGAGATCAACCCATGATGTTCAGTCTCCATCCAGTTCTGATGATGAGGATGAGCTATTTAAGGACATTAGTCCCAAAGCACTAGCCGCTGTTCTCCTAAAGGCACTGAACCCAGATGATGGAGAGCAAACTCCTTCTACAGTATTCGAAAAAGTGCCCCCTACTGGCCAAGTGCTTGTAAAAGAAGAAATGCGTAAGGTGGATGAGGAAGACCAGACTGAAAGAGTAAGGAGTCGAACAAGAAGCTCTGACAAAGAAGAAACAATAAAAGAAGATGAGAAGATGGATGATGGAGAAGATATGGAAAGTGTAAAGTCATTGCTGCAGGAACTTGAAGCATTTGAGCCTCCAGCTAAAAAAGAACTAGATCCGCTGCAAGATAGCAGCCTCGAGAGGGAGGACCTGCAAAAGCTTAGAGAACTATTAGGCTTCGGAGAACAAACAGAAGAGGAAAAAAGAAGCCCTCTAAATTCTGTTCCACACACTTCTCAACAGTTGgatgaagaagaggaagaagatgaaAAACTTGCAAGTGTTGCCCAAGACCTTCTACTCCAATATTTATTAAATGGAAGCGAAAATGATGatgaagaagcagaggaggatgaaaaGGAGAATGAACAAGATTATCCAGTAGATGATTTTGTTGGTGGTCAACGACCATTGTTCGAAGACGAGGAAGAGGGAAACACACAAAGTAAAAGGTCAAATGATGATGATATAGAAGAAGTAGATCCACAAACTATTGATAAACTAATCGAGCTTTCCAGTCGCTTACATCTGCCAGCTGATGATGTAGTTGATATAATTAATGATGTggagaagaggaagaggagaaggatgaAGAAGAAGAAAGCAAGAGATGATTTTCTGGGACGAAGAGAAAGAATAAGGAACCCCCCACAATCATGGCCAGATACTGCTTACTACCCCAGAAGAAAGCTTGACCAACAGTCTAGTTGGAATAAAGTAGACACGAACTGGAAAAAGTCTTCTACACCATCCTGGAATAGGAACAGACTATCGGAGTCTACCTGGAAGAAGTTGTCCAACCCAATTTGGACTAAGCCTTCTAAATCCAACTGGAATAAGATTTCTGATCCAAGCTTGAACAGAGTATCAGAGCCAAGCTGGAATAAGGTATCTCAGCCAAGCTGGAATAAGGTATCTCAGCCAAGCTGGAATAAGGTTTCGGAGCCAAGCTGGAATAAGTTATCAGAGCCAAGCTGGAATAAAGTGTCAGAGCCAAACTGGAATAAGGTGTCCCAGTCAAGCTGGAATAAAGTGTCCCAGCCAAGCTGGAATAAAATATCTGAGCCAAGTTGGAATAAGGTGTCTGAGCCAAGCTGGAATAAGGTCTCAGAGCCAAGTTGGAATGAGAATCCTAAGGCTGGCTGGAATAAGGTACCTGAGTCAAGTTGGAATGAAGTGTCAAAGCCAAGCTGGGATAAAGTATCTGAGCCAAGCTGGAAGGTATCAGAACCAAGCTGGAATAAGGTCTCAGAGACAAATTGGAATAAAGTTTCCGAGCCAAACTGGAGCAATCTGCCAGACACAAAGTGGAACAAGATGCAGGAATCAAGCTGGAATAAGGCATCGCAACCAAGATGGATGAAAGCTATGGATCCATACACACGTAGATATCGTGCACGTCCAGCCCCTTACACTAACTACATCCTGCCTAGAACCTTCCAGAACCCTCCGAGATACTATTATAAGCCTCCTATCCCCCAGCCGAATGATTACTTTGACGATGACCAAGATAAGCAGGAGGAAATGGAGAACTATATTGAAAGGATCCTGCTGAACCATCCTGAGGTGTTCCAGTGA